Proteins from one Ricinus communis isolate WT05 ecotype wild-type chromosome 9, ASM1957865v1, whole genome shotgun sequence genomic window:
- the LOC8280639 gene encoding pentatricopeptide repeat-containing protein At1g04840, with the protein MRSLHALFKSRTSPAKTTSSKSTSLTKASSQNQIETHIIPLIHSSKTALQLHQIHTQILLHNLSSSSHITAQLISSSSLRKSIAYSLSIFNSYHPKNLYLFNALIRGLTDNYRYLDSIDHFILLLRSDIKPDHLTFSFVLKSIASLSLKGLARALHGMILRCGLEFDSFVRISMVDVYVKLEEVKLALKVFDESPQRFHEGSTLLWNVLINGCCKVGDMRKALELFEDMPLRNTASWNSLINGFFKIGDLEQAIEHFDRMPVKDVVSWTTMVNGFSQNGDHEKALSVFSRMLDEDVKPNDFTIVSALSACAKIGALEAGLRIHKYLKDNGFRLNRAVGNALVDMHAKCGNINSASQVFKEAKEKDIITWSVMIWGWAIHGHFEEAIQCFKQMMYAGIQPDEVVFLAALTACTHAGKIDLGLNLFNSMRLDYSIEPTMKHYALVVDLLGRAGRLNQALRFIQSMPLTPDFVVWGALFCACRAHKNIKLAELASQKLLELEPKHPGSYVFLSNAYAAVGRWEDVERVRVLMQNRGIEKDPGWSYIEAEGQVHSFVAGDQVHKDAKDIYLKLEEIVAVAKEQGYTPGTEWVLHNIEEEEKEDALGSHSEKLALAYGLIRTSPHITIRIVKNLRVCGDCHSLMKYASKMSGREIVLRDIKRFHHFKDGVCSCRDYW; encoded by the exons ATGAGATCTCTTCATGCCCtcttcaaatcaagaaccTCTCCCGCCAAAACCACCTCAAGCAAATCCACTTCTTTAACCAAGGCATCTTCTCAAAATCAAATAGAAACCCACATCATACCTCTCATTCATTCCTCCAAAACCGCTCTCCAACTTCACCAAATTCACACCCAAATCCTCCTCCACAACCTTTCATCCAGCAGCCACATAACTGCCCAATTAATCTCTTCCTCATCTTTACGCAAATCCATTGCTTACTCTCTCTCAATCTTTAACAGCTACCATCCCAAGAACTTATATCTCTTCAACGCCTTGATTCGTGGGCTCACGGATAATTACCGTTACTTGGATTCTATTGATCATTTTATTCTCTTGTTGAGGTCTGATATCAAACCTGATCACCTTACGTTCTCGTTTGTGTTAAAGTCTATTGCGAGTTTGAGTTTGAAAGGGCTTGCTAGAGCTCTTCATGGGATGATTTTGAGATGTGGGCTCGAGTTTGATTCGTTTGTTAGAATATCTATGGTTGATGTTTATGTAAAACTTGAGGAAGTGAAATTGGCTCTTAAGGTGTTCGATGAAAGTCCTCAGAGATTTCATGAAGGGAGTACATTGTTGTGGAATGTCTTGATTAATGGCTGTTGTAAGGTTGGGGATATGAGAAAGGCTTTGGAGTTATTCGAGGATATGCCATTAAGGAATACTGCATCTTGGAATAGTTTGATTAATGGGTTTTTTAAGATAGGGGATTTGGAGCAAGCGATTGAGCATTTTGATCGAATGCCTGTGAAGGATGTGGTGTCTTGGACTACAATGGTTAATGGGTTTTCACAGAATGGTGATCATGAAAAGGCGTTGTCTGTTTTTTCTAGGATGTTGGATGAGGATGTGAAGCCGAATGATTTCACCATTGTCTCGGCTCTTTCTGCTTGCGCAAAGATTGGTGCCCTTGAAGCTGGACTGCGAATACACAAGTATCTGAAAGACAATGGTTTCCGGTTAAACAGAGCAGTCGGGAATGCATTGGTTGATATGCATGCAAAATGTGGGAATATCAATTCTGCAAGTCAGGTTTTCAAAGAGGCGAAAGAGAAAGATATAATTACATGGAGTGTTATGATATGGGGTTGGGCAATCCATGGGCATTTTGAGGAAGCAATTCAGTGCTTCAAACAGATGATGTACGCAG GTATACAACCAGATGAGGTTGTCTTTCTTGCTGCATTAACTGCATGCACACATGCTGGCAAAATCGATCTTGGACTTAATCTCTTCAACAGCATGAGGCTTGATTACTCCATCGAGCCCACCATGAAACATTATGCATTGGTAGTTGATCTGCTAGGCAGGGCAGGTCGGCTAAATCAGGCTCTCAGGTTCATTCAAAGCATGCCACTAACTCCAGATTTTGTAGTATGGGGAGCACTTTTTTGTGCTTGTAGGGCTCACAAGAATATCAAATTGGCAGAGTTAGCATCACAGAAGCTCCTGGAGCTTGAACCTAAGCATCCTGGGAGTTATGTCTTCCTATCAAATGCTTATGCTGCAGTAGGTCGATGGGAGGATGTAGAGAGAGTGAGAGTTCTGATGCAGAATAGAGGCATCGAGAAAGATCCAGGGTGGAGCTATATAGAGGCAGAGGGCCAAGTGCATAGTTTTGTAGCTGGTGATCAAGTTCATAAGGATGCAAAAGATATATACTTGAAATTAGAAGAAATAGTGGCAGTTGCAAAAGAACAAGGGTACACGCCAGGAACTGAGTGGGTACTCCATAATATcgaggaagaagagaaagaagatgcATTAGGAAGTCACAGTGAGAAGTTGGCACTTGCATATGGGCTTATCCGTACTTCTCCCCATATAACTATAAGAATTGTGAAAAATCTTAGAGTTTGTGGGGATTGCCATTCTCTGATGAAATATGCTAGCAAGATGAGTGGAAGGGAGATTGTACTGAGAGATATAAAGCGATTCCATCATTTCAAGGATGGTGTTTGCTCATGCAGAGATTACTGGTAA
- the LOC8280638 gene encoding F-box protein At5g07610, producing the protein MEAKSSAETVANSVDILAEILLRLPITRLLRFKLVSKQWLSLISDPIFSLYHTRSHLLNSSSAIPSALFLHNPSSLARQTQLLSLTDVPVPSKLPNMNSGAPVRIKQSCSGLLLCSSTTPSLPTIVGDETYIFLDDDYNDNTVATSYFICNPTTNQFKIVNFPVPFCYRYNVAAVILAFDPLKSRHYKLLSLRYSSCKTKFHIHSYSSETDSWSLLPLNINLSSLVDHSFLFSSAIYCRGVVHWRPPTKGRGTWLCLDVKRKLLKEMPQPPSYGSDNRIVIRYFGESGGRLHLVMGASLHDFHFDVLELALDYSEWSVRYRINLQSLKTEFPLLAWHCPLSLYPFSILGVVCPGKEEDSVVVILVDGVALAYNFIHGTSLKLYYVEPCDVVDDDEVNCNWPHAFTHFQNIFRL; encoded by the coding sequence ATGGAAGCAAAATCCTCTGCAGAAACAGTCGCCAATAGTGTTGACATACTCGCCGAAATCCTACTTCGACTGCCTATTACCCGACTCCTGCGATTTAAACTCGTTTCAAAACAATGGCTTTCGCTCATCTCCGATCCTATATTCAGCCTCTACCACACTCGCTCCCACCTCCTCAACTCTAGTTCCGCCATTCCCTCTGCTTTGTTTCTCCATAATCCCTCCTCCCTTGCCCGTCAAACTCAGCTGCTCTCTCTTACAGACGTTCCCGTACCCTCCAAACTCCCTAATATGAATTCTGGTGCTCCCGTCCGTATAAAACAGTCCTGCAGCGGGTTGCTTCTTTGCTCTTCCACAACACCGTCCCTCCCCACCATTGTAGGCGATGAAACCTACATCTTCCTCGATGATGATTATAATGATAATACAGTTGCTactagttattttatttgtaatccCACCACAAACCAATTCAAGATTGTTAATTTTCCTGTCCCATTTTGCTATAGGTATAATGTCGCTGCTGTTATTTTGGCTTTTGATCCTTTAAAATCTCGTCACTATAAACTTCTCTCTCTTCGATATTCTTCTTGTAAGACAAAGTTTCATATCCATAGTTATTCATCGGAGACTGATTCTTGGAGTCTGTTACCTCTCAATATCAACCTATCGTCCCTTGTTGATCactcctttctcttttcttctgcCATTTACTGTAGAGGCGTCGTTCATTGGCGACCACCTACTAAGGGTCGCGGCACTTGGCTGTGTCTTGATGTTAAGAGGAAGCTGTTAAAGGAAATGCCACAGCCTCCTTCATATGGATCAGACAATAGGATCGTAATTCGATATTTTGGAGAGTCTGGTGGCCGTTTGCATCTTGTGATGGGGGCATCACTTCATGATTTTCACTTTGATGTTTTAGAGTTGGCTTTGGATTATTCTGAATGGTCAGTGAGGTATCGCATTAATCTTCAGTCTCTGAAAACGGAATTTCCCTTGCTGGCTTGGCATTGTCCGTTATCTCTTTACCCGTTTTCAATTCTGGGTGTGGTTTGTCCTGGGAAAGAGGAAGATTCagtggttgtgatacttgtaGATGGTGTAGCCTTGGCCTATAATTTCATTCATGGCACATCACTGAAGCTTTATTATGTCGAGCCATGTGATGTGGTGGACGATGATGAAGTGAATTGTAATTGGCCTCATGCATTTACACACTTCCAGAACATATTTCGGTTATGA